atgaaggtgggagggaaggagggagagagaaaagtgaaaacagCTAGGTGAGATTGGGAAAGCTGGAAAAAGTCACACTTGTTTTGAGAATGCAATCTTTGTTAGTGTTTCTAATCCTCAGAAATACTGAAAATTCAGTACCAGAGGATAAGGGTGTTGTCCTGTGTATTAGGGTGTCAGTTAGCATCCAGACCCTCTGTGCGTGGGATGTCTGCATGCTTAGCTTTCAGCTCATCTCTTCTTGTATCCTGATAAATTTAGAACATTGCCTGCATTGTTTGAAAATCCCCGCTCTTTGTATATTATGGAGATTGATAAGCGTGCTTCTAAAGTATGTCCTTAGACAATCCTACCATGCCCTCTGGAAGTTCCATTTTCTTAGATGCTCCTTGGTGAGCAGAAATTCATCCTGCTTTTGAGAACTTGTTTCCTTAATCAGGGCTGGGAACCAAAGGGGGTGGATTCTAAATCTATGTTTTCAACCATAGTGTTATTTTTACCCATGGCCATGTGCCATGATTTacttaatcttgattgtcaatgTAATGGGATTGAGAAACACTGAAGATTAGTGAAGCTCATCTCCCCGTGTGTTAGTGAGATGAGGCATTCCCAGAGCACATTAGAGCAGAAGACCTCTGAGCTGATCACTGCAAAGAATCTATTCGAAATATTAATGGATTGTTGGGACATGGTAGAAATATGGAATGGGGGGGTCTAGTTGGAGGAAATGAAGTACCAAGAGCCTACATTTGAAAGGTATGGTCCTTGTCACTGTTATTATTCTGCTTAGCAAATGGTAAGAAACAGGTGGAATTACTTTTGTTAttaaagactctctctctctctctctctctctctctctctctctctctctctctctctctgtgtgtgtgtgtgtgtgtgtgtgNNNNNNNNNNNNNNNNNNNNNNNNNNNNNNNNNNNNNNNNNNNNNNNNNNNNNNNNNNNNNNNNNNNNNNNNNNNNNNNNNNNNNNNNNNNNNNNNNNNNtgtgtgtgtgtgtgtgtgtgtgtgtgtgtgtgtgtgtgtgtgtgtgtgttttagatatGGTTTCAGAACCGGAGAGCTCGGCATCCAGGTCCCAAACAGGGCACTCAAGCAACCACTCAGCCATCCCGGAACAGCCAGTGCCCTGCCCTGAAGACTACTGATCAACCTGCTCCTTCCAAAACTCTCACCAGCCACTTGTCACTTACAATAGCTCTTTCTCCACCCCACACACTATCTGGTCCTTCAAATCTCTCCAGGGGCCATCAGAAGCAGTTGTCAAGTACCACAGGACCACAGCTCTCCCAGGTGGTACAGGGAAGGGGTGATGGTCAAAATTCCTCAGCATGTATTGACCACTTATCACCGGTAGTAACTCCAGGAGAGGAGGGCTTCCACACTCAGACTCCTTTATGTCTTCAAATCCAAGAAAGACAGCAAGATCCTGGTGAGAGCAGTGGTTCGGCTTTACCACCCTTAGACAGTTCTGCTCAGGCTCCAGCCGTCAATCAACACTTTCGGGAACTGGACCAGACAGACTTTGCCTTTCTGCAACACTGGGATGAATGGCTCCAGTCGATGCTGGCTGAATGGATACCTGACGAAGAATACTGGACTCTTGGTGACTCTGTGCTCCATCCACAGCAGGCACAGCTTCAGCAGCCTGCCAGTGTATCTCATCAAGTGGGCACAACCCCACAGCAATAGGTTTACCTCAAGCCTTTTCTGTTAATCCCCACTGCACACCAGTTTTCAGGAAAAGACCTCATCTTTCCACATCCAGGCCCCATGTAGATGACTGTGCTTTGCTTGGAGAGCTTCTCAGATATTTTCAGATTCTCTTTCACAGCGTGAAGTTTATCAGTGACTCAGACTGAGGAAACTGTCAAGATCCTAATCCAGGGCCTCTGTCCTTGGGTTTGAAATCAGTGGATATAGTGAAGAATAAAAAGACCGAATTGTGGAACTCATTCAAATCAGTAAACAGCATAAACCACTttgacacacaaagaaaacagttatttttatttttaatttattcttgaaATCCGGTCTcactctttttattttgacttttatagCAGTCTGGTATTAGACGACAATTTAGTCCTGGCTACACCTTCAGATGTtatacttcttcttcttcttcttttttttttttttNNNNNNNNNNNNNNNNNNNNNNNNNNNNNNNNNNNNNNNNNNNNNNNNNNNNNNNNNNNNNNNNNNNNNNNNNNNNNNNNNNNNNNNNNNNNNNNNNNNNcctgcctctgcctcccgagtgctgggattaaaggcgtgcgccaccatcgcccggctgatgtTATACTTCTTGATGGTGCCTTATCTCTTTTTGTGTCCTGAGGATGGATATACAACTGGTTGTGATCATAGTAATtgtaaaaaaattgttaaaaagcTGTTtcataagccaggtggtggtagtgcacacttttaatcccagcatttgggagacagaggtaggtggatctctgtgagttcgaggccatcctgctCTAAGAGCTAAtactgggacaggctccaaagcaacacagagaaacgctgtctcaaaacaaaacaaaaaacatgttttatttattactggCCACCGGCCAGTCCACACCAATAACTTTCATCTTGCAACCCAAAACTCTACATTCATTTTGTCACTCGAGAAACCATCACAGTGCCACAGAATGTATGTCTCAAGCCacagataatttatattttcactgctgtagaggccagaagtcccATGGCAGTGCCTGTAGTTCtaggggggtggaggtggggctgggaCAGAGGCTCTTCACGACTTGGGGATTTCTGAATACTCAGTCTTCACATAACTTGTGCTTTGTGCACAattgcctctcttctctgcttttaaGGGTCCTATACTTATGGTCTCTCTTATCATTCATGATGCGGGTGACCTGGGTGAGACTGGTCCCATGAGGGGTGGTGGCAGTGACCGGAGGCCACagtgggaaggagacagacacatcaagcaaagaaaacttgggtatagagtttatgtAGTGGGTATTGGGGACAGCATAAAAGTAAAGGGTTATGGGGGGAGAATAGGAGAGAAAAGTGGggatagaagagaagaaaggagagaggcagacGCTGCCTGCCTCTTTAGAagaggccctccccactacatccaggctgagcaaggtatgcatccaaagagaataggatcc
The sequence above is a segment of the Microtus ochrogaster isolate Prairie Vole_2 chromosome 6, MicOch1.0, whole genome shotgun sequence genome. Coding sequences within it:
- the LOC101983038 gene encoding double homeobox protein 4C-like, translated to MSVVVALEHLWVLLMSNAFLFPHFPGSPDKEDSCSKARAERGRGRLKPRHKFTKDDLKILQQSFEQDRYPDFTTKENLAQECRCTVYVIETWFQKNRKIKKQVEFECCFEESQAQGKDKPKVKEAGRRRTRFSNFQTDILIEAFEKNRFPGIVTREKLAQQTGIPESRIHIWFQNRRARHPGPKQGTQATTQPSRNSQCPALKTTDQPAPSKTLTSHLSLTIALSPPHTLSGPSNLSRGHQKQLSSTTGPQLSQVVQGRGDGQNSSACIDHLSPVVTPGEEGFHTQTPLCLQIQERQQDPGESSGSALPPLDSSAQAPAVNQHFRELDQTDFAFLQHWDEWLQSMLAEWIPDEEYWTLGDSVLHPQQAQLQQPASVSHQVGTTPQQ